Proteins encoded within one genomic window of Deltaproteobacteria bacterium IMCC39524:
- a CDS encoding TIGR00341 family protein, which translates to MSINNSTDRERFPLFPTLDRGGRIELVQHFEKSACWNIDFIIMMGLATALAALGLMQDSIPVVIGAMLVAPLMSPLIGAGFALVQGNISLFRDSMKAMSFGVSGGLLISLILGFLTPEYEPTLEIMARGNVNLLDLGVAVLSGMAAAYSMGRPDLFATVAGVAIAAALVPPLAVVGIAIAASVYWLAGAATVLLITNLIAIILGAALIFRFLGVQGSLAGAQLPIWARRMFLSLVLAVGLLIFPLGDRALKQAREGQTRPLTYPASLKVRSAVQERIGTEKDVEVMMVARIGVEPNMGIHAFLVSPSNIPEKLSSDLVGIISNVVGEDTPVRVIRLKGKIKDYLVATK; encoded by the coding sequence ATGTCTATCAATAATTCAACTGATCGAGAGAGGTTTCCCCTCTTTCCTACGCTCGACCGCGGGGGCCGTATTGAGTTAGTCCAGCATTTCGAGAAGAGTGCGTGCTGGAACATCGACTTTATTATAATGATGGGCTTAGCCACAGCACTCGCTGCTCTTGGCTTGATGCAGGATTCAATTCCGGTAGTGATTGGCGCGATGCTAGTCGCACCTTTAATGTCTCCGCTGATCGGAGCTGGCTTCGCTTTAGTTCAAGGAAATATTAGCCTGTTCAGGGACTCAATGAAAGCTATGTCATTTGGAGTTTCTGGCGGGTTATTGATCTCGCTAATCCTTGGTTTTCTTACCCCGGAGTATGAACCAACCTTGGAGATCATGGCTAGAGGCAATGTCAATTTACTTGACCTCGGAGTCGCAGTGCTATCAGGAATGGCCGCCGCTTACTCTATGGGCCGACCAGACTTATTTGCCACAGTTGCCGGTGTTGCCATAGCCGCCGCGTTGGTTCCGCCATTGGCTGTTGTCGGGATAGCAATAGCGGCTAGTGTCTACTGGTTGGCTGGAGCAGCAACTGTGCTGTTGATCACTAACCTTATCGCGATCATTTTGGGCGCGGCGTTGATTTTTCGGTTTTTGGGTGTCCAGGGCTCTTTAGCAGGTGCTCAGCTTCCAATCTGGGCGCGTCGGATGTTCCTGTCGCTGGTTCTAGCCGTTGGTTTGCTTATTTTTCCTCTCGGCGATCGTGCCCTCAAGCAGGCGAGGGAAGGGCAAACTCGCCCTCTTACGTATCCGGCCTCTTTGAAGGTTCGTAGTGCAGTCCAAGAGCGCATTGGCACAGAAAAGGACGTCGAGGTCATGATGGTTGCCAGAATTGGAGTTGAGCCGAACATGGGTATCCACGCCTTTTTGGTGAGCCCAAGTAATATTCCCGAAAAACTTTCGTCAGACCTTGTTGGCATTATAAGTAATGTCGTAGGAGAAGACACCCCGGTGAGGGTGATTAGACTAAAAGGCAAAATCAAGGACTACCTAGTTGCAACTAAGTAA